Proteins from one Choloepus didactylus isolate mChoDid1 chromosome 4, mChoDid1.pri, whole genome shotgun sequence genomic window:
- the LINGO1 gene encoding leucine-rich repeat and immunoglobulin-like domain-containing nogo receptor-interacting protein 1 isoform X2 encodes MQVSKRMLAGGVRSMPSPLLACWQPILLLVLGSVLSGSATGCPPRCECSAQDRAVLCHRKRFVAVPEGIPTETRLLDLGKNRIKTLNQDEFASFPHLEELELNENIVSAVEPGAFNNLFNLRTLGLRSNRLKLIPLGVFTGLSNLTKLDISENKIVILLDYMFQDLYNLKSLEVGDNDLVYISHRAFSGLNSLEQLTLEKCNLTSIPTEALSHLHGLIVLRLRHLNINAIRDYSFKRLYRLKVLEISFWPYLDTMTPNCLYGLNLTSLSITHCNLTAVPYLAVRHLVYLRFLNLSYNPISTIEGSMLHELLRLQEIQLVGGQLAVVEPYAFRGLNYLRVLNVSGNQLTTLEESAFHSVGNLETLILDSNPLACDCRLLWVFRRRWRLNFNRQQPTCATPEFVQGKEFKDFPDVLLPNYFTCRRARIRDRKAQQVFVDEGHTVQFVCRADGDPPPAIHWLSPRKHLVSAKSNGRLTVFPDGTLEVRYAQVQDNGTYLCIAANAGGNDSMPAHLHVRSYSPDWPHQPNKTFAFISNQPGEGEANSTRATVPFPFDIKTLIIATTMGFISFLGVVLFCLVLLFLWSRGKGNTKHNIEIEYVPRKSDAGISSADAPRKFNMKMI; translated from the coding sequence GTGAGCAAGAGGATGCTGGCAGGGGGCGTGAGGAGCATGCCCAGCCCCCTCCTGGCCTGCTGGCAGCCCATCCTCCTGCTGGTGCTGGGCTCGGTGCTGTCGGGCTCAGCCACAGGCTGCCCACCCCGCTGCGAGTGCTCCGCCCAGGACCGCGCTGTGCTCTGCCACCGCAAGCGCTTTGTGGCGGTGCCCGAGGGCATCCCCACCGAGACTCGCCTGCTAGACCTGGGCAAGAACCGCATCAAAACCCTCAACCAGGACGAGTTTGCCAGCTTTCCACACCTGGAGGAGCTAGAGCTCAACGAGAACATCGTGAGTGCTGTGGAGCCCGGCGCCTTCAACAACCTCTTCAACCTCCGGACGCTGGGTCTCCGCAGCAATCGCCTGAAGCTCATCCCCCTGGGCGTCTTCACCGGCCTCAGCAACCTGACCAAGCTGGACATCAGCGAGAATAAGATTGTCATCCTGCTGGATTACATGTTCCAGGACCTGTACAACCTCAAGTCGCTGGAGGTTGGCGACAATGACCTCGTCTACATCTCCCACCGCGCCTTCAGCGGCCTCAACAGCCTGGAGCAGCTGACGCTGGAGAAGTGCAACCTGACCTCCATCCCCACCGAGGCGCTGTCCCACCTGCACGGCCTCATCGTCCTCCGGCTCCGGCACCTCAACATCAACGCCATCCGGGACTATTCCTTCAAGAGGCTCTACCGGCTCAAGGTCCTGGAGATCTCCTTCTGGCCCTACTTGGACACCATGACCCCCAACTGCCTCTATGGCCTCAACCTGACGTCCCTGTCCATCACTCACTGCAACCTGACCGCCGTGCCCTACCTGGCCGTGCGCCATCTGGTCTATCTCCGCTTCCTCAACCTCTCCTACAACCCCATCAGCACCATTGAGGGCTCCATGTTGCATGAGCTGCTACGGCTGCAGGAGATCCAGCTGGTGGGTGGGCAGCTGGCCGTGGTGGAGCCCTACGCCTTCCGTGGCCTCAACTACCTGCGTGTGCTCAACGTCTCCGGCAACCAGCTGACCACGCTGGAGGAGTCGGCCTTCCACTCGGTGGGCAACCTGGAGACCCTCATCCTGGACTCCAACCCGCTGGCCTGCGACTGCCGGCTGCTGTGGGTTTTCCGGCGCCGCTGGAGGCTCAACTTCAACCGCCAGCAGCCCACGTGCGCCACGCCCGAGTTCGTCCAGGGCAAGGAGTTCAAGGACTTCCCCGACGTGCTCCTGCCCAACTACTTCACCTGCCGCCGCGCCCGCATCCGGGACCGCAAGGCCCAGCAGGTGTTTGTGGATGAGGGCCACACGGTGCAGTTTGTGTGCCGGGCGGACGGCGACCCGCCACCAGCCATCCACTGGCTGTCGCCCCGCAAGCACCTGGTCTCGGCCAAGAGCAACGGGCGGCTCACGGTCTTCCCCGACGGCACGCTGGAGGTGCGCTACGCCCAAGTACAGGACAACGGCACATACCTGTGCATCGCGGCCAACGCGGGTGGCAATGACTCCATGCCCGCCCACCTGCACGTCCGCAGCTACTCGCCCGACTGGCCCCATCAGCCCAACAAGACCTTCGCCTTCATCTCCAACCAGCCGGGCGAGGGAGAGGCCAACAGCACCCGCGCCACCGTGCCTTTCCCCTTCGACATCAAGACCCTCATCATCGCCACCACCATGGGCTTCATCTCTTTCCTGGGCGTCGTCCTCTTCTGCCTGGTGCTGCTGTTTCTGTGGAGCCGGGGCAAGGGCAACACGAAGCACAACATCGAGATCGAGTACGTGCCCCGCAAGTCGGACGCGGGCATCAGCTCCGCCGACGCGCCCCGCAAGTTCAACATGAAGATGATATGA
- the LINGO1 gene encoding leucine-rich repeat and immunoglobulin-like domain-containing nogo receptor-interacting protein 1 isoform X3, whose product MLAGGVRSMPSPLLACWQPILLLVLGSVLSGSATGCPPRCECSAQDRAVLCHRKRFVAVPEGIPTETRLLDLGKNRIKTLNQDEFASFPHLEELELNENIVSAVEPGAFNNLFNLRTLGLRSNRLKLIPLGVFTGLSNLTKLDISENKIVILLDYMFQDLYNLKSLEVGDNDLVYISHRAFSGLNSLEQLTLEKCNLTSIPTEALSHLHGLIVLRLRHLNINAIRDYSFKRLYRLKVLEISFWPYLDTMTPNCLYGLNLTSLSITHCNLTAVPYLAVRHLVYLRFLNLSYNPISTIEGSMLHELLRLQEIQLVGGQLAVVEPYAFRGLNYLRVLNVSGNQLTTLEESAFHSVGNLETLILDSNPLACDCRLLWVFRRRWRLNFNRQQPTCATPEFVQGKEFKDFPDVLLPNYFTCRRARIRDRKAQQVFVDEGHTVQFVCRADGDPPPAIHWLSPRKHLVSAKSNGRLTVFPDGTLEVRYAQVQDNGTYLCIAANAGGNDSMPAHLHVRSYSPDWPHQPNKTFAFISNQPGEGEANSTRATVPFPFDIKTLIIATTMGFISFLGVVLFCLVLLFLWSRGKGNTKHNIEIEYVPRKSDAGISSADAPRKFNMKMI is encoded by the coding sequence ATGCTGGCAGGGGGCGTGAGGAGCATGCCCAGCCCCCTCCTGGCCTGCTGGCAGCCCATCCTCCTGCTGGTGCTGGGCTCGGTGCTGTCGGGCTCAGCCACAGGCTGCCCACCCCGCTGCGAGTGCTCCGCCCAGGACCGCGCTGTGCTCTGCCACCGCAAGCGCTTTGTGGCGGTGCCCGAGGGCATCCCCACCGAGACTCGCCTGCTAGACCTGGGCAAGAACCGCATCAAAACCCTCAACCAGGACGAGTTTGCCAGCTTTCCACACCTGGAGGAGCTAGAGCTCAACGAGAACATCGTGAGTGCTGTGGAGCCCGGCGCCTTCAACAACCTCTTCAACCTCCGGACGCTGGGTCTCCGCAGCAATCGCCTGAAGCTCATCCCCCTGGGCGTCTTCACCGGCCTCAGCAACCTGACCAAGCTGGACATCAGCGAGAATAAGATTGTCATCCTGCTGGATTACATGTTCCAGGACCTGTACAACCTCAAGTCGCTGGAGGTTGGCGACAATGACCTCGTCTACATCTCCCACCGCGCCTTCAGCGGCCTCAACAGCCTGGAGCAGCTGACGCTGGAGAAGTGCAACCTGACCTCCATCCCCACCGAGGCGCTGTCCCACCTGCACGGCCTCATCGTCCTCCGGCTCCGGCACCTCAACATCAACGCCATCCGGGACTATTCCTTCAAGAGGCTCTACCGGCTCAAGGTCCTGGAGATCTCCTTCTGGCCCTACTTGGACACCATGACCCCCAACTGCCTCTATGGCCTCAACCTGACGTCCCTGTCCATCACTCACTGCAACCTGACCGCCGTGCCCTACCTGGCCGTGCGCCATCTGGTCTATCTCCGCTTCCTCAACCTCTCCTACAACCCCATCAGCACCATTGAGGGCTCCATGTTGCATGAGCTGCTACGGCTGCAGGAGATCCAGCTGGTGGGTGGGCAGCTGGCCGTGGTGGAGCCCTACGCCTTCCGTGGCCTCAACTACCTGCGTGTGCTCAACGTCTCCGGCAACCAGCTGACCACGCTGGAGGAGTCGGCCTTCCACTCGGTGGGCAACCTGGAGACCCTCATCCTGGACTCCAACCCGCTGGCCTGCGACTGCCGGCTGCTGTGGGTTTTCCGGCGCCGCTGGAGGCTCAACTTCAACCGCCAGCAGCCCACGTGCGCCACGCCCGAGTTCGTCCAGGGCAAGGAGTTCAAGGACTTCCCCGACGTGCTCCTGCCCAACTACTTCACCTGCCGCCGCGCCCGCATCCGGGACCGCAAGGCCCAGCAGGTGTTTGTGGATGAGGGCCACACGGTGCAGTTTGTGTGCCGGGCGGACGGCGACCCGCCACCAGCCATCCACTGGCTGTCGCCCCGCAAGCACCTGGTCTCGGCCAAGAGCAACGGGCGGCTCACGGTCTTCCCCGACGGCACGCTGGAGGTGCGCTACGCCCAAGTACAGGACAACGGCACATACCTGTGCATCGCGGCCAACGCGGGTGGCAATGACTCCATGCCCGCCCACCTGCACGTCCGCAGCTACTCGCCCGACTGGCCCCATCAGCCCAACAAGACCTTCGCCTTCATCTCCAACCAGCCGGGCGAGGGAGAGGCCAACAGCACCCGCGCCACCGTGCCTTTCCCCTTCGACATCAAGACCCTCATCATCGCCACCACCATGGGCTTCATCTCTTTCCTGGGCGTCGTCCTCTTCTGCCTGGTGCTGCTGTTTCTGTGGAGCCGGGGCAAGGGCAACACGAAGCACAACATCGAGATCGAGTACGTGCCCCGCAAGTCGGACGCGGGCATCAGCTCCGCCGACGCGCCCCGCAAGTTCAACATGAAGATGATATGA
- the LINGO1 gene encoding leucine-rich repeat and immunoglobulin-like domain-containing nogo receptor-interacting protein 1 isoform X1 → MFAPRSRLTQVSKRMLAGGVRSMPSPLLACWQPILLLVLGSVLSGSATGCPPRCECSAQDRAVLCHRKRFVAVPEGIPTETRLLDLGKNRIKTLNQDEFASFPHLEELELNENIVSAVEPGAFNNLFNLRTLGLRSNRLKLIPLGVFTGLSNLTKLDISENKIVILLDYMFQDLYNLKSLEVGDNDLVYISHRAFSGLNSLEQLTLEKCNLTSIPTEALSHLHGLIVLRLRHLNINAIRDYSFKRLYRLKVLEISFWPYLDTMTPNCLYGLNLTSLSITHCNLTAVPYLAVRHLVYLRFLNLSYNPISTIEGSMLHELLRLQEIQLVGGQLAVVEPYAFRGLNYLRVLNVSGNQLTTLEESAFHSVGNLETLILDSNPLACDCRLLWVFRRRWRLNFNRQQPTCATPEFVQGKEFKDFPDVLLPNYFTCRRARIRDRKAQQVFVDEGHTVQFVCRADGDPPPAIHWLSPRKHLVSAKSNGRLTVFPDGTLEVRYAQVQDNGTYLCIAANAGGNDSMPAHLHVRSYSPDWPHQPNKTFAFISNQPGEGEANSTRATVPFPFDIKTLIIATTMGFISFLGVVLFCLVLLFLWSRGKGNTKHNIEIEYVPRKSDAGISSADAPRKFNMKMI, encoded by the coding sequence GTGAGCAAGAGGATGCTGGCAGGGGGCGTGAGGAGCATGCCCAGCCCCCTCCTGGCCTGCTGGCAGCCCATCCTCCTGCTGGTGCTGGGCTCGGTGCTGTCGGGCTCAGCCACAGGCTGCCCACCCCGCTGCGAGTGCTCCGCCCAGGACCGCGCTGTGCTCTGCCACCGCAAGCGCTTTGTGGCGGTGCCCGAGGGCATCCCCACCGAGACTCGCCTGCTAGACCTGGGCAAGAACCGCATCAAAACCCTCAACCAGGACGAGTTTGCCAGCTTTCCACACCTGGAGGAGCTAGAGCTCAACGAGAACATCGTGAGTGCTGTGGAGCCCGGCGCCTTCAACAACCTCTTCAACCTCCGGACGCTGGGTCTCCGCAGCAATCGCCTGAAGCTCATCCCCCTGGGCGTCTTCACCGGCCTCAGCAACCTGACCAAGCTGGACATCAGCGAGAATAAGATTGTCATCCTGCTGGATTACATGTTCCAGGACCTGTACAACCTCAAGTCGCTGGAGGTTGGCGACAATGACCTCGTCTACATCTCCCACCGCGCCTTCAGCGGCCTCAACAGCCTGGAGCAGCTGACGCTGGAGAAGTGCAACCTGACCTCCATCCCCACCGAGGCGCTGTCCCACCTGCACGGCCTCATCGTCCTCCGGCTCCGGCACCTCAACATCAACGCCATCCGGGACTATTCCTTCAAGAGGCTCTACCGGCTCAAGGTCCTGGAGATCTCCTTCTGGCCCTACTTGGACACCATGACCCCCAACTGCCTCTATGGCCTCAACCTGACGTCCCTGTCCATCACTCACTGCAACCTGACCGCCGTGCCCTACCTGGCCGTGCGCCATCTGGTCTATCTCCGCTTCCTCAACCTCTCCTACAACCCCATCAGCACCATTGAGGGCTCCATGTTGCATGAGCTGCTACGGCTGCAGGAGATCCAGCTGGTGGGTGGGCAGCTGGCCGTGGTGGAGCCCTACGCCTTCCGTGGCCTCAACTACCTGCGTGTGCTCAACGTCTCCGGCAACCAGCTGACCACGCTGGAGGAGTCGGCCTTCCACTCGGTGGGCAACCTGGAGACCCTCATCCTGGACTCCAACCCGCTGGCCTGCGACTGCCGGCTGCTGTGGGTTTTCCGGCGCCGCTGGAGGCTCAACTTCAACCGCCAGCAGCCCACGTGCGCCACGCCCGAGTTCGTCCAGGGCAAGGAGTTCAAGGACTTCCCCGACGTGCTCCTGCCCAACTACTTCACCTGCCGCCGCGCCCGCATCCGGGACCGCAAGGCCCAGCAGGTGTTTGTGGATGAGGGCCACACGGTGCAGTTTGTGTGCCGGGCGGACGGCGACCCGCCACCAGCCATCCACTGGCTGTCGCCCCGCAAGCACCTGGTCTCGGCCAAGAGCAACGGGCGGCTCACGGTCTTCCCCGACGGCACGCTGGAGGTGCGCTACGCCCAAGTACAGGACAACGGCACATACCTGTGCATCGCGGCCAACGCGGGTGGCAATGACTCCATGCCCGCCCACCTGCACGTCCGCAGCTACTCGCCCGACTGGCCCCATCAGCCCAACAAGACCTTCGCCTTCATCTCCAACCAGCCGGGCGAGGGAGAGGCCAACAGCACCCGCGCCACCGTGCCTTTCCCCTTCGACATCAAGACCCTCATCATCGCCACCACCATGGGCTTCATCTCTTTCCTGGGCGTCGTCCTCTTCTGCCTGGTGCTGCTGTTTCTGTGGAGCCGGGGCAAGGGCAACACGAAGCACAACATCGAGATCGAGTACGTGCCCCGCAAGTCGGACGCGGGCATCAGCTCCGCCGACGCGCCCCGCAAGTTCAACATGAAGATGATATGA